One Nicotiana sylvestris chromosome 12, ASM39365v2, whole genome shotgun sequence genomic window carries:
- the LOC104239982 gene encoding uncharacterized protein has product MLIIQQAQGEWDTRDVKIISYRQHVEELGKRFKSIEFRYIPRCHNELADALATLASMLPYPGNAYVDPLEIQIGERHGYCNTIETTPNTQPWYHDIKRFLKTQEYPEQASGDQKRTIRWHASGFFLSGEVLYKRTLDINLLRCVDAEEAGRIMHEFKNELNWVLRFGFEAYFGIFSSEAVSTASYSFWFKLILLILLAVVAC; this is encoded by the exons atgttgaTTATCCaacaagctcaaggagaatgggacACCCGAGACGTCAAGATTATTTCttataggcaacatgtggaagaactTGGCAaacgattcaagtcaatagagttcaggtacattcctcgctgccacaatgaactagctgatgcacttgccactttagcCTCAATGCTGCCGTACCCAGGCAATGCCTACGTTGATCCATTAGAAATCCAAATTggggaaaggcatggttattgtaatACAATTGAAACAACACCAAATACccaaccatggtatcatgacatcaaaaggtttttgaaaacgcaagaatatcccgagcaagccagtggagaccagaagagaaccattaggtggcacgcgagtggtttctttttgagtggtgaggtcttgtacaagagaactctGGACATCAACTTGTTGAGATGTGTTGACGCggaagaggctggaagaatcatgcatgag TTCAAAAATGAATTGAATTGGGTTTTGAGGTTTGGTTTTGAAGCTTACTTTGGTATTTTCTCGAGTGAGGCTGTATCTACTGCTTCATATTCCTTCTGGTTTAAGCTGATTCTGCTGATTCTACTTGCTGTTGTTGCCTGCTGA